From Caldicellulosiruptor hydrothermalis 108, a single genomic window includes:
- a CDS encoding KOW domain-containing RNA-binding protein, producing MGLQIGQIVLSKMGRDKNRFFVIFDITDDGYVYLVDGKLRKIKKPKKKKIKHIAPTKFVSEEIKEKILKKKLTDAEVAKVIEEFENRKE from the coding sequence ATGGGTCTTCAAATAGGGCAGATTGTTCTGTCCAAAATGGGAAGAGATAAAAATAGGTTCTTTGTAATTTTTGATATAACCGACGACGGGTATGTTTACCTTGTTGACGGGAAACTGCGAAAAATCAAAAAGCCCAAGAAGAAAAAGATAAAACACATAGCACCCACAAAGTTTGTCTCTGAAGAGATAAAAGAAAAGATACTCAAGAAAAAGCTTACTGACGCAGAGGTTGCAAAGGTGATAGAGGAATTTGAGAATAGAAAAGAGTAG
- the infA gene encoding translation initiation factor IF-1: protein MSKEDVIELEGTVVEALPNAMFQVQLDNGHKVLAHVSGKLRMNFIRILPGDRVVVQLSPYDLTRGRIVWRSK, encoded by the coding sequence TTGTCCAAGGAGGATGTAATTGAATTAGAAGGGACTGTGGTTGAAGCACTGCCAAACGCAATGTTTCAGGTCCAGCTTGACAATGGGCACAAAGTCCTTGCCCATGTGTCAGGAAAGCTTAGAATGAACTTCATCAGAATACTTCCAGGTGATAGAGTGGTTGTTCAGCTATCACCGTATGATTTAACACGAGGTAGGATTGTTTGGAGATCAAAATAA
- the rpmJ gene encoding 50S ribosomal protein L36 yields MKVRPSVKPICEKCKIIRRKGKIRIICENPKHKQRQG; encoded by the coding sequence ATGAAGGTCAGACCATCTGTGAAACCTATATGTGAAAAGTGCAAGATTATCAGAAGAAAGGGCAAGATAAGAATAATCTGCGAAAATCCAAAGCACAAACAAAGACAAGGTTAA
- the rpsM gene encoding 30S ribosomal protein S13, with translation MARIAGVDLPREKRVEIALTYIFGIGLSRSKQILRDTGVDPNKRVKDLTDDEVAKIRDYIDKNFKVEGELRAEIARNIKRLIDIRCYRGLRHLRGLPVRGQRTRTNARTRKGPRKTVGVMRKKS, from the coding sequence ATGGCACGAATTGCGGGTGTAGATTTACCAAGAGAAAAGAGAGTTGAGATAGCTCTGACATATATATTCGGGATTGGTCTTTCAAGATCAAAACAGATTTTAAGAGATACTGGCGTTGACCCAAACAAAAGAGTAAAAGACCTCACTGACGATGAGGTAGCTAAAATCAGAGACTATATAGACAAGAATTTCAAGGTTGAAGGTGAACTGAGAGCTGAAATTGCAAGAAACATAAAGAGATTAATTGATATAAGATGTTACAGAGGTTTGAGACATTTAAGAGGTCTTCCTGTTCGTGGTCAGAGGACAAGAACAAATGCAAGAACAAGAAAAGGTCCAAGAAAAACTGTTGGTGTTATGAGAAAGAAATCATAA
- the rpsK gene encoding 30S ribosomal protein S11 gives MARPARRTVRRSERKNVEKGIAHIHSTFNNTIVTITDPSGNAIAWASAGTCGFSGTKKGTPFAAQLAAEKAAKMAMDHGMRTVEVYVKGPGAGREAAIRALQAAGLEVTLIKDVTPIPHNGCRPPKRRRV, from the coding sequence ATGGCAAGACCAGCGAGAAGAACTGTCAGACGTTCAGAAAGAAAGAATGTTGAAAAAGGTATTGCACACATCCATTCAACATTCAATAATACAATTGTTACAATTACTGACCCATCTGGCAATGCTATTGCATGGGCAAGTGCAGGAACATGTGGTTTTTCAGGAACTAAAAAGGGCACACCGTTTGCTGCTCAGCTTGCAGCAGAAAAGGCAGCAAAGATGGCAATGGACCATGGTATGAGAACTGTTGAAGTGTATGTAAAAGGGCCAGGTGCAGGAAGAGAAGCTGCAATACGTGCTTTGCAAGCAGCAGGGCTTGAGGTAACACTCATAAAAGATGTTACTCCAATTCCGCACAACGGTTGCAGACCGCCAAAGAGAAGAAGAGTATAA
- the rpsD gene encoding 30S ribosomal protein S4, whose product MSKYIGPDCRLCRREGMKLFLKGDRCYTEKCAFARRPYPPGQHGQERKKLSEYGMQLREKQKVKRIYGVLETQFRRYFEMAEKMKGIAGENLLSLLERRLDNVVYRLGFASSRGEARVLVSHAHFKVNGRTVNIPSYLVKVGDVIEVDERSKSKTRFVEIKEKYAKKPSPKWLEKDAENLVGKVIALPTREDIDMPIREHLIVELYSK is encoded by the coding sequence TTGTCAAAATACATTGGACCGGACTGCAGACTGTGCAGAAGAGAAGGAATGAAATTATTTTTAAAAGGTGATAGATGTTATACCGAAAAGTGTGCGTTTGCAAGAAGACCATACCCACCAGGTCAGCATGGTCAGGAGAGAAAGAAGCTTTCTGAATATGGTATGCAGCTGAGAGAAAAACAGAAAGTAAAAAGAATTTATGGTGTTTTAGAGACCCAATTCAGAAGATATTTCGAAATGGCTGAAAAGATGAAGGGTATCGCTGGTGAAAATCTTTTGTCATTACTTGAAAGAAGACTTGACAATGTTGTTTACAGACTTGGATTTGCTTCCTCACGCGGAGAAGCAAGAGTTTTAGTATCCCATGCTCATTTTAAGGTAAATGGGAGAACTGTGAACATTCCATCTTATCTTGTAAAGGTTGGCGATGTAATAGAGGTTGACGAGAGAAGCAAGTCAAAAACAAGGTTTGTTGAGATAAAAGAAAAGTATGCAAAGAAGCCTTCTCCAAAGTGGCTTGAAAAGGACGCTGAGAACCTTGTAGGAAAGGTAATAGCTCTTCCAACAAGAGAAGATATTGATATGCCAATTAGAGAGCACCTGATAGTAGAGCTTTACTCTAAGTAA
- a CDS encoding DNA-directed RNA polymerase subunit alpha: MIEFQKPTIRCEELSPDNKYGRYVIEPLERGYGITVGNALRRTLLSSLPGAAVTAVKIDGVLHEFSTIPGVLEDVPEIILNLKGLAIKMSSPGPKVMYIEAQGECEVKAKDIKADADIEICNPDHHIATLNSDARLFMEITVNQGKGYVPAERNKQPNQPIGVIPVDSIYTPVVKVNYKVENTRVGQVTDYDKLTMEIWTNGTIRPDEALTVAAKILIEHFNLFTDLSNIPTKIETVVKQEPPKRNKLLDMTIEELELSVRSYNCLKRAGINTVEDLVNKTEEEMMKVRNLGKKSLEEVIQKLHSLGLSLKKSDSTPKEEEEEK, encoded by the coding sequence TTGATAGAATTTCAAAAACCAACAATAAGGTGTGAAGAGCTGAGCCCAGACAATAAATATGGGCGATATGTTATTGAGCCTCTGGAAAGAGGTTATGGTATAACAGTTGGTAATGCGCTTAGAAGAACACTTTTGTCGTCACTACCTGGTGCAGCAGTCACAGCAGTTAAGATTGATGGGGTTTTACATGAGTTTTCGACAATTCCAGGGGTCTTAGAAGATGTACCAGAGATAATACTCAATTTAAAAGGCTTGGCTATCAAGATGTCATCCCCAGGGCCAAAGGTAATGTACATTGAGGCTCAGGGTGAATGTGAAGTAAAAGCAAAAGATATAAAGGCAGATGCTGATATAGAGATTTGCAATCCAGACCATCATATTGCCACTCTTAACTCTGACGCAAGACTTTTTATGGAGATAACAGTAAATCAAGGGAAAGGTTATGTCCCGGCTGAAAGAAACAAACAGCCAAACCAGCCAATAGGTGTTATCCCTGTTGATTCTATTTATACGCCTGTTGTAAAGGTCAACTACAAGGTTGAAAATACAAGAGTTGGTCAGGTAACCGACTATGATAAGTTGACTATGGAGATATGGACAAACGGAACTATTCGTCCAGATGAGGCGCTAACCGTTGCCGCAAAGATTTTAATAGAGCATTTTAACCTGTTTACTGATCTTTCTAATATTCCTACAAAGATTGAGACAGTTGTAAAACAAGAGCCGCCGAAGAGAAATAAACTTTTAGATATGACCATAGAAGAGCTTGAGCTTTCAGTAAGGTCATACAACTGTCTTAAAAGAGCGGGGATAAACACAGTTGAGGACCTTGTCAACAAGACTGAAGAAGAGATGATGAAGGTAAGGAACTTGGGCAAAAAGTCCTTAGAAGAGGTCATCCAAAAACTTCACAGTTTAGGACTTAGCCTCAAAAAGAGTGATAGCACGCCGAAGGAGGAGGAAGAAGAGAAATGA
- the rplQ gene encoding 50S ribosomal protein L17, whose product MNKLRKLKRDTDHRQALMRNLATSLFKHGRIMTTEAKAKDLRRIAEKLITIAKKGDLASYRRVLGYLYEEDVAYDLFQKIAPRYQGRNGGYTRIIKVGPRKGDGAMMVYIELV is encoded by the coding sequence ATGAACAAATTAAGAAAACTCAAACGCGATACAGACCACAGACAGGCCCTTATGAGAAACTTGGCAACATCTTTGTTCAAGCATGGTAGAATAATGACAACAGAAGCAAAGGCAAAGGATTTGAGAAGAATAGCTGAAAAGCTTATAACCATAGCCAAAAAAGGTGATCTTGCATCATATAGAAGAGTTTTAGGGTATTTGTATGAAGAAGATGTTGCATATGACTTGTTCCAGAAAATAGCTCCAAGATATCAAGGGAGAAATGGTGGTTATACGAGAATAATTAAGGTTGGTCCACGTAAAGGCGACGGTGCTATGATGGTTTATATAGAGCTTGTGTAA
- a CDS encoding RrF2 family transcriptional regulator, with protein sequence MFRLSTKGRYGVRAMFDLALHYDEGLVSLKSIAERQEISEHYLEQLIAALKKAGLVKSIRGAQGGYMLSREPSKITIGEILRALEGSLSPSECIDDIERVDCPRAEFCVTRKVWEKVKEAIENVVDSVTLQDLVDDYKKMTADESYMFYI encoded by the coding sequence ATGTTCAGGTTATCTACAAAGGGAAGATATGGTGTCAGAGCAATGTTTGATTTAGCGCTTCACTATGATGAAGGGCTTGTATCTTTGAAGAGCATAGCAGAGCGTCAGGAGATTTCTGAGCATTATTTAGAACAGCTCATTGCTGCCTTGAAAAAAGCAGGACTTGTCAAGAGTATAAGAGGTGCGCAGGGTGGCTATATGCTTTCAAGAGAGCCTTCAAAAATTACTATTGGTGAGATTTTAAGAGCTCTTGAGGGGTCACTTTCGCCTTCTGAATGTATAGATGATATAGAAAGGGTTGACTGTCCAAGAGCAGAGTTTTGTGTGACCAGAAAGGTTTGGGAAAAGGTCAAAGAAGCAATAGAAAACGTTGTTGATTCTGTGACGCTCCAGGATTTGGTTGATGATTATAAAAAGATGACAGCAGATGAGTCATACATGTTTTATATCTAA
- the nifS gene encoding cysteine desulfurase NifS → MEGKIIYFDHAATTPLKKEVLDEMMPYLTEQYGNPSTIYKLGREAKKAVELARERVAKALNADIQEIYFTSGGTESDNWALKGVAFANKDKGKHIITTTIEHHAVLHPLKYLEGLGFEVTYVPVEPNGIVDPQKIKEAIRNDTILISVMLANNEIGTIQPVKEIAKIAKEKGIIVHTDAVQAVGQIPVDVKDLGVDLLSLSAHKFYGPKGVGALYIRKGTKIHPFSHGGAQERNRRAGTENVAGIVGLGKAIELATQNLSEYAAKLQKLRDKLIDGVLSKIDYVRLNGDRNQRLPNNANFSFEFIEGESLLLMLDMKGIAASSGSACTSGSLDPSHVLLAIGLEHEVAHGSLRITLGEDNTEEDIDYLLEVLPEIVSRLREMSPLYESVKKGGSKNV, encoded by the coding sequence ATGGAAGGAAAAATTATTTATTTTGACCATGCAGCGACAACTCCTCTTAAAAAGGAAGTATTAGATGAGATGATGCCGTATTTGACAGAGCAGTACGGCAATCCTTCAACAATTTACAAGCTCGGAAGAGAAGCAAAAAAAGCAGTTGAGCTTGCAAGAGAAAGAGTTGCAAAGGCCTTAAATGCAGATATTCAAGAAATTTACTTTACCTCTGGTGGAACAGAATCAGATAACTGGGCGTTAAAAGGAGTTGCTTTTGCAAATAAAGATAAAGGCAAGCATATTATAACAACAACAATCGAGCACCATGCGGTTTTGCATCCTCTGAAATATCTTGAAGGTTTAGGATTTGAAGTAACATATGTTCCTGTTGAGCCAAATGGTATTGTTGACCCTCAGAAGATAAAAGAGGCAATAAGAAATGACACTATTTTGATTTCTGTCATGCTTGCAAATAACGAAATTGGGACAATCCAGCCTGTCAAAGAGATAGCAAAGATAGCAAAGGAAAAGGGAATAATCGTTCATACTGATGCTGTTCAAGCAGTTGGGCAAATTCCTGTTGATGTAAAAGATTTGGGTGTCGACCTTTTATCACTTTCTGCTCATAAATTCTATGGTCCAAAAGGTGTTGGTGCACTTTATATCAGAAAAGGGACAAAGATTCATCCATTTTCGCATGGAGGTGCACAGGAGAGAAATAGGCGTGCTGGAACAGAGAATGTAGCAGGAATTGTTGGCCTTGGCAAGGCTATAGAGCTTGCAACTCAGAATCTTTCTGAGTATGCTGCAAAGCTTCAAAAACTGAGAGATAAGCTCATTGACGGGGTCTTAAGCAAAATTGATTATGTTCGACTCAATGGTGACAGAAATCAGAGACTTCCTAACAATGCAAACTTCTCATTTGAGTTTATTGAAGGTGAAAGCCTGCTTTTGATGCTTGACATGAAAGGAATTGCAGCATCAAGCGGGTCTGCATGTACATCCGGGTCTTTGGACCCTTCACATGTGCTTCTGGCAATTGGGCTTGAACATGAGGTTGCTCATGGATCTTTGAGAATAACACTGGGTGAAGATAACACCGAAGAAGATATAGACTATCTATTAGAAGTTTTGCCTGAAATTGTTTCAAGATTAAGAGAAATGAGTCCGCTTTATGAAAGCGTAAAAAAAGGGGGTAGTAAAAATGTATAG
- the nifU gene encoding Fe-S cluster assembly scaffold protein NifU, which translates to MYSEKVLDHFMNPRNVGEIENADGVAQVGNPKCGDIMKMYLKIENGIIVDAKFKTFGCGAAVATSSMATEMVKGKTIEEALQITNKAVAEALDGLPANKLHCSVLAEEAIKAAIEDYLSKQKSKNTN; encoded by the coding sequence ATGTATAGCGAAAAGGTTTTAGACCATTTTATGAACCCACGAAATGTTGGTGAGATTGAGAATGCAGACGGTGTTGCTCAGGTTGGCAATCCGAAGTGTGGGGATATAATGAAGATGTATCTTAAAATAGAAAATGGTATAATAGTTGATGCAAAGTTTAAAACATTTGGCTGTGGTGCTGCTGTTGCCACAAGTTCAATGGCAACAGAGATGGTGAAAGGAAAGACAATAGAAGAAGCTTTGCAGATTACTAACAAAGCTGTTGCAGAAGCTTTAGACGGTCTTCCGGCAAACAAGCTCCACTGTTCGGTTTTAGCCGAAGAGGCAATTAAAGCCGCAATTGAAGACTATCTTAGCAAGCAAAAAAGCAAAAATACCAACTAA
- the mnmA gene encoding tRNA 2-thiouridine(34) synthase MnmA yields the protein MKKKVLVAMSGGVDSSVAAAILKEEGYEVYGATMQIWQSGCGEELITGKSCCSLYAVDDARRVANILDIPYYVFNMKDDFKKMVIDYFVDEYIKGRTPNPCIMCNRKIKFEFFLKKAITIGMDYIATGHYAIVEYDNSLNRYLLKRSKAKEKDQTYVLYNMTQEMLSKTLFPLGRFSKDEVRRLAEKFKLPVANKPDSQEICFIPDNNYGKFIEKETGIKEDGIYVDTEGNILGRSKTYYNYTIGQRKGLGISTGKRMYVVAIKPEENKVILGEEDKIYADNLVATDLNFIPFDKLESELEVTAKIRYTAKEAKARIIPIEDNKVLVKFYEKQRAITPGQSVVFYSGDIVVGGGIIEKAL from the coding sequence TTGAAGAAAAAAGTCCTTGTTGCAATGAGTGGAGGAGTTGATTCTTCTGTTGCTGCAGCGATCTTAAAAGAAGAGGGTTATGAAGTATATGGAGCAACAATGCAGATTTGGCAAAGCGGGTGTGGTGAGGAGCTAATCACAGGAAAGAGTTGTTGTTCGCTTTACGCAGTGGACGATGCACGGAGAGTTGCTAATATACTCGATATTCCATACTATGTGTTTAATATGAAAGATGATTTCAAAAAAATGGTAATTGACTATTTCGTGGACGAATATATAAAAGGCAGAACTCCTAACCCTTGTATAATGTGTAACAGAAAAATCAAATTTGAGTTTTTTTTAAAAAAAGCGATTACTATTGGTATGGACTATATTGCCACTGGTCATTATGCAATTGTGGAATATGACAATAGTTTAAACAGATACCTTTTGAAAAGGTCAAAAGCAAAAGAAAAAGACCAGACATATGTTTTGTATAACATGACACAGGAGATGTTATCTAAAACTCTCTTTCCTTTAGGGAGATTTTCAAAGGATGAGGTCCGCAGACTTGCAGAAAAATTCAAACTTCCTGTTGCAAATAAGCCTGACTCACAGGAGATTTGTTTCATCCCTGACAATAACTATGGAAAGTTTATCGAAAAAGAAACAGGGATTAAAGAAGATGGCATATATGTAGACACAGAAGGGAATATACTTGGCAGAAGCAAAACTTATTATAATTACACAATTGGGCAAAGAAAGGGCCTTGGTATTTCAACTGGCAAGAGAATGTATGTAGTTGCTATAAAGCCTGAAGAAAACAAGGTTATATTGGGTGAGGAGGATAAAATATATGCTGATAACTTAGTTGCAACTGATTTGAACTTTATCCCGTTTGATAAATTAGAATCTGAGCTTGAAGTAACAGCAAAGATAAGGTATACTGCAAAAGAGGCAAAAGCAAGAATTATACCTATAGAAGATAATAAAGTACTTGTCAAGTTTTATGAAAAACAGCGTGCCATAACACCAGGGCAGTCTGTTGTGTTCTATAGCGGCGATATTGTTGTTGGTGGCGGAATAATAGAAAAAGCCCTCTGA
- a CDS encoding histidinol-phosphatase HisJ family protein, protein MFDYHIHSNFSSDSNMSMEDAVKKAIELNLDEIAFTDHMDLLYPPVSYPVWDINYEDYMNEFYSVKEKYSSMIKIKLGSEVGLQPHSIEKSLEILNSYSFDFVIASTHVVDFQDLADGVFYQGKTKQQAYIRYFEETLNFIKSFDKFCVYGHLDIVKRYGNYENKDLDKEEYWDLIDEILKLLILKGKGIEVNTSGFRYGLGMPHPEYKIIKRFYELGGEIITLGSDAHSTECIAYMFNYTVDMLKSIGFKYLTKFENLEPIFVKI, encoded by the coding sequence ATGTTTGACTACCACATTCATTCTAACTTTTCATCTGACTCAAATATGAGTATGGAAGATGCTGTAAAAAAAGCTATAGAACTCAACCTTGACGAGATAGCTTTTACAGACCATATGGACCTTTTATACCCGCCAGTTTCATACCCTGTTTGGGATATTAACTATGAAGATTACATGAATGAATTTTATTCTGTCAAAGAAAAATACAGTAGCATGATAAAAATTAAACTCGGTAGCGAGGTTGGACTGCAACCACATTCTATAGAAAAAAGTTTAGAGATTCTAAACAGCTATTCCTTTGACTTTGTAATTGCCTCGACCCATGTTGTAGACTTTCAAGATTTGGCAGATGGTGTTTTCTATCAGGGAAAAACAAAACAGCAGGCTTATATAAGATACTTTGAAGAAACCCTGAACTTCATCAAAAGCTTTGACAAATTTTGTGTATATGGTCATCTTGACATTGTCAAACGATATGGAAATTATGAGAACAAAGATTTAGATAAAGAAGAGTATTGGGATTTGATAGATGAGATATTAAAACTGCTTATTCTTAAAGGAAAAGGAATTGAAGTTAATACCTCTGGTTTTAGATATGGTCTTGGAATGCCACATCCAGAATATAAAATCATAAAACGATTTTATGAATTGGGTGGCGAAATAATTACGCTTGGCTCAGATGCCCACTCTACAGAATGCATTGCATATATGTTCAATTATACTGTTGACATGCTAAAGAGCATTGGTTTTAAATATTTAACAAAATTTGAAAATCTTGAGCCAATATTTGTAAAAATATAA
- a CDS encoding CCA tRNA nucleotidyltransferase: protein MIQLKGEPMKVIRTLNQHGFKAYLVGGCVRDYLLGKEPQDFDIATDAKPEDVIHLFEKTIPTGIKHGTVTVIINGVKIEVTTFRIEKEYKNHRWPKVEFINSLFEDLRRRDFTINAMAYHPDEGLIDYFGGIEDLKNKIVRCVGNPHERFFEDALRILRCIRFVTQLSFVIENETFEALKSLKDLLKKISKERINIELSKTLESKNSSYGLKLLYESGVGSIIISEYSQIYLYLSQVEFDFIPTKFKVPAFFACLKDNTLIEKLMRDLKFEKKKINAAAKLCNYLTMECSQDKLVKKIFFEEEKEAEEILTTISILKSDHRILQIFNDLKRENKLIHKKDVQLRGEDLLILGLKGEMIGKVLKSVYEYILENPEKNNKDEILNYVNLYLQQGKN from the coding sequence ATGATTCAGCTAAAAGGTGAACCGATGAAGGTAATTAGGACATTAAATCAGCATGGATTTAAAGCATATTTGGTTGGTGGATGTGTGAGAGATTATCTGCTTGGGAAAGAACCTCAAGATTTTGACATTGCAACAGATGCAAAACCTGAAGATGTAATTCATCTTTTTGAAAAGACCATTCCAACAGGTATAAAACATGGAACGGTAACAGTGATTATAAATGGAGTCAAGATAGAGGTTACCACATTTAGAATAGAAAAGGAATATAAAAACCACAGATGGCCAAAAGTAGAGTTCATAAACAGTCTTTTTGAAGACCTCAGAAGAAGGGATTTTACTATAAATGCCATGGCATATCATCCGGATGAAGGACTTATAGATTATTTCGGTGGAATTGAGGACTTGAAGAATAAAATTGTTAGATGTGTTGGCAATCCACACGAAAGATTTTTTGAAGATGCACTGAGAATTTTGAGGTGTATAAGGTTTGTAACGCAGCTAAGTTTTGTCATAGAAAATGAAACTTTTGAGGCACTGAAAAGCCTAAAAGATCTTTTAAAAAAAATCTCAAAGGAAAGAATAAATATAGAACTATCAAAGACTTTGGAAAGCAAAAATTCTTCTTACGGGCTTAAACTTCTTTATGAAAGCGGTGTGGGTAGTATTATAATTTCTGAGTATTCGCAAATATACCTTTATTTAAGCCAAGTAGAGTTTGATTTTATTCCTACAAAATTCAAAGTTCCTGCCTTTTTTGCCTGCTTGAAAGATAATACATTAATTGAGAAACTAATGAGAGATTTGAAGTTTGAAAAAAAGAAAATTAATGCTGCTGCTAAACTCTGCAATTATTTAACCATGGAATGCTCTCAAGATAAACTTGTCAAAAAGATTTTTTTCGAGGAGGAAAAAGAAGCTGAAGAAATTCTGACAACCATTTCTATTTTAAAATCAGACCATAGAATTTTACAAATATTCAATGATTTAAAAAGAGAAAATAAGCTCATCCACAAAAAAGATGTTCAGCTCAGAGGAGAAGACTTGCTAATTTTAGGTTTGAAGGGTGAAATGATAGGCAAGGTCTTAAAGAGTGTATATGAATATATCTTAGAAAATCCTGAGAAAAATAATAAAGACGAAATATTAAACTATGTTAATTTGTATCTTCAGCAGGGTAAAAATTAA
- a CDS encoding 2-oxoacid:acceptor oxidoreductase family protein → MLPTTNELGYYEIRLESIGGLGANVAGKILAEAGVVGSGLNALNFASYGSEKKGSPVKSYIRFAPKEKQIRINSPVVQPHLVAIFHENMVNTNPVTQGLRKDGIVILNTNKSVDEARDFLKLASGTVAIVDAIRIALEVKTRINMVMLGAIVRMLGFISLDSVKEIVKQTFEKKYPQTIASNMAGLEAGYNQVESKFFEYDGNYQYVEYQEERRPMGYKNAPIGGTIVEYANTITKNNITSRIGKIPVFIKEKCINCGLCETTCPDYVFVWDRRIENGKLKMFNLGPDYQYCKGCLRCVDVCPTAALVEGIEREYDIGKISAKHDFDIYEKWYEDGEKR, encoded by the coding sequence ATGTTACCTACTACAAACGAACTTGGATACTACGAAATTCGACTTGAAAGTATTGGCGGACTTGGTGCAAATGTTGCGGGCAAGATTTTGGCTGAGGCAGGTGTTGTTGGAAGTGGACTGAATGCCTTAAATTTTGCAAGTTATGGCTCTGAAAAGAAAGGTTCACCTGTAAAGTCGTATATAAGATTTGCTCCAAAGGAAAAACAGATAAGAATTAATTCGCCTGTTGTTCAGCCTCATTTGGTTGCTATATTTCACGAGAATATGGTAAATACAAACCCCGTCACACAAGGACTTAGAAAAGATGGAATAGTTATCCTGAATACAAACAAGAGCGTGGATGAGGCTCGTGACTTTTTGAAACTTGCAAGTGGCACGGTGGCAATAGTGGATGCAATAAGGATTGCCCTTGAAGTTAAAACGAGGATTAACATGGTTATGCTTGGTGCAATTGTAAGAATGCTTGGGTTTATCAGCTTAGATAGCGTGAAAGAGATTGTTAAACAAACTTTTGAGAAAAAATATCCACAGACAATTGCGTCCAACATGGCAGGTCTTGAAGCTGGATATAACCAGGTAGAATCTAAGTTTTTTGAATATGATGGTAATTACCAATACGTAGAGTACCAAGAAGAAAGAAGACCTATGGGATACAAAAACGCTCCAATTGGAGGAACTATTGTAGAGTATGCAAACACAATAACAAAAAACAATATAACCAGCAGGATTGGGAAAATTCCTGTGTTTATAAAAGAAAAATGCATCAACTGTGGGCTTTGTGAAACTACGTGTCCTGATTATGTCTTTGTTTGGGATAGAAGGATTGAAAATGGTAAGTTAAAAATGTTTAATCTGGGACCTGATTATCAATATTGTAAAGGGTGTCTAAGATGTGTTGATGTATGCCCAACAGCTGCACTTGTTGAAGGAATTGAAAGGGAATATGACATAGGAAAAATCTCTGCAAAACATGATTTTGATATATACGAAAAATGGTATGAGGATGGTGAGAAGAGATGA